Within the Candidatus Culexarchaeum yellowstonense genome, the region TTTATTGAATCCACTAACCCCTTATGCTCATAATTAACTGTGTAACCCCAATATAGTTTGACGTCTTCACGTGACACTACAGACAATTTTAAGGAATCTTTTGTTTTATTTATTTTAACAGTAACACGTTCACCCCTTTTCAATTTTTTTGGAACTAGAAAGGGTTTATCTAAACCTATATCTACTAAGGACCCGTCTTTGTAAGTCTTTATTACAACACCATCTCTGAAATCTCCATCTTTTATATCATTTAAACTTGAAGCTACAGTATGTGAGGGTATTTTTAGTGGAGGGAGGAGGCCAGCATATTTGAAGAGGGCGGAAATTGTATATATTCGTTTTCGAAGATACTGAGGCGTTTCACAATATCTCAATATATTAGCTAATAATTCTCCCTCATCTTCAGTACCATGCTTATCCACATATATAATTATCTCATCAACTCGAAATATCGCCGCTGTTCTAGCAATCAACCCAGCTTTAATGGTTTTTTCTCTTAAATGGGGGGCATCGACAGTAAGACTGGTAGGTAAAGCTACAGCCAACGGTTTACTTCGTTTCTCAGGATACAACAAAGAAGACACCATATTTCTGTTTCAATCTTATTGTGTATATGGATGACCAAAAAAGGTTTATCATGTGAAATGGTAGTAATTATATAAAA harbors:
- a CDS encoding RNA-binding protein, translated to MLYPEKRSKPLAVALPTSLTVDAPHLREKTIKAGLIARTAAIFRVDEIIIYVDKHGTEDEGELLANILRYCETPQYLRKRIYTISALFKYAGLLPPLKIPSHTVASSLNDIKDGDFRDGVVIKTYKDGSLVDIGLDKPFLVPKKLKRGERVTVKINKTKDSLKLSVVSREDVKLYWGYTVNYEHKGLVDSIKGFNADLVIATSKYGDPITEVFNDVKDAILKSNKILILFGSPHEGLFEICKRLKVNLSDIAHFIVNTIPFQGCETVRTEEAMLATLSIINIMQYI